A region of Rhodopirellula islandica DNA encodes the following proteins:
- a CDS encoding sialidase family protein → MKFLRWFQPFALATCVTMTASAQDTTPNQDLPPGVVRQQFIYDEAPFPSCHASTICQTPDGLVAAWFGGEREGAKDVSIWVSDHDGMSWSAPRKVADGVQTDGSRQPCWNPVLFQAPSGVTWLFIKVGPSPKDWWGEVLFSDDGGKTFRDRTRLPEGVLGPIRCKPELVDDGKTLLCGSSTEHDGWRVHFERLTLNGNVNPEAVSQSHWDREEAIHDGKEFAAIQPTILRLPNGNLRALCRTMQSVIVQADSDDNGRTWTKPVSTGMPNPNSGIDVVTAKDGRHWLISNPLPSKENGWGGRSQLTLSVSTDGENYREVAVLENESKGEFSYPAIIQAEDGKLHITYTWKRKKIKHVIFDPTEIL, encoded by the coding sequence ATGAAATTCTTACGCTGGTTTCAGCCATTTGCTCTCGCAACGTGCGTGACGATGACCGCCTCTGCCCAAGACACCACGCCCAACCAAGACCTGCCCCCAGGCGTTGTGCGACAACAATTCATCTACGACGAAGCACCGTTTCCATCGTGCCATGCGTCGACCATCTGCCAAACGCCCGATGGATTGGTGGCGGCTTGGTTCGGTGGGGAACGAGAAGGGGCCAAGGACGTTTCGATCTGGGTCAGCGATCACGATGGCATGTCTTGGTCCGCCCCGCGAAAAGTAGCCGACGGTGTTCAGACGGATGGTTCACGTCAGCCATGTTGGAACCCGGTTCTTTTCCAAGCCCCATCCGGTGTCACTTGGTTGTTCATCAAGGTTGGCCCCAGCCCAAAGGATTGGTGGGGGGAAGTTCTGTTCAGCGATGACGGTGGCAAGACCTTCCGTGATCGCACGCGACTTCCGGAAGGCGTGCTCGGTCCCATCCGATGCAAACCTGAATTGGTCGATGACGGCAAAACGCTGCTGTGTGGCAGCTCCACCGAACACGACGGATGGCGAGTCCACTTCGAACGCTTGACGCTGAATGGCAACGTCAACCCAGAGGCCGTTTCGCAATCGCACTGGGACCGTGAAGAAGCCATTCACGACGGCAAGGAATTCGCCGCGATTCAGCCGACGATCCTGCGGTTGCCCAACGGCAACTTGCGGGCTCTCTGCCGAACGATGCAAAGCGTGATCGTTCAAGCGGACTCGGACGACAACGGACGGACTTGGACCAAGCCTGTGTCAACGGGCATGCCCAACCCAAACTCAGGCATCGATGTGGTCACGGCAAAAGACGGCCGGCACTGGCTGATCAGCAACCCACTGCCATCCAAAGAAAACGGCTGGGGCGGACGCAGTCAGCTCACGCTTTCCGTCAGCACCGATGGGGAGAACTATCGCGAGGTAGCAGTCTTGGAAAATGAATCCAAAGGCGAATTCAGCTACCCCGCGATCATCCAAGCCGAAGACGGCAAACTGCACATCACCTACACCTGGAAACGCAAGAAGATCAAACACGTGATCTTCGATCCAACCGAGATCCTGTAG
- a CDS encoding Gldg family protein: MALNNVSMALISLLTKDAIFLLILLMIVSALARTKQAAFAVMKRNFIGYFSNPTGYVFLCIFVFLTSVAAFWPYEFFNSNLATLDQLNYWFPVIMLVFIPAITMSIWAEEKRQGTDELLLTLPADDFDIVIGKYMSAAAIFTSSLLFSQLSTFTTLAILTEGSLDTGLIFTTYLGYWFVGLAMIAIGMIASFLTGNLTVGFILGALFNAPLAFASLADSVSPSQRVAEWVRDSGIARPFDDFGRGVISSSSIIYFILVAAVALYVCMVLIGRRHWTGGKDGNSMAWHYVARSLALVLFTVGAVMLFRSKDVVRADMTEGKVSSLADATKTLIRELDDDRPIVIDAFISKEVPELYAKTRYELVNLLKEFRSEAAKNGRTIEVNLYDGIDLFSEDAALAADRFGIEPVTRMFREKGAYTQKQLILGAAFRSGLEKVTVPIFEYGIPVEYELVRSINTVARGTRKRLGIVATDARLMGGTVMNGMSMQRIEKHPLIDELAKQYDVEEVDLSGPITPGVYDALVAVQPSSLAPQQFDRLTAAIQAGVPTAIFEDPRPIGAQYVTATGDAKQAQGGMFGGGGASPKGDIRQLWDVLELNVPGQPGMQGLFSPELVWQQHNPYPNLDTANELWLFIDEQARGVQPGEALSDDSPITSGLRQVLAILGGAVYAKKDATLKHTALLSTGPLSGTLPSQVVGQVMTGQTTLAQEIQGVNPNVPIAMAIEANKSAEGSDSEAAGIKAVYVADMDIILPEFLLIRADPDQISDMRFQFQNVTFALNVIDWLTGDTSFIDVRNHEPIYASLRMIDSVKEEAASLVRKRSREFQTQYDETIREAQEKSDQEVQALREEIEKLQEDRETGSVPQSVLREKLTAFQIKQANQQRILDVQQAKLQNEREQKIQDVRREAEQEVTAIQNQVKTAAVILPCIPPLIVGIMVFASRRLRERENISKSRLK, translated from the coding sequence ATGGCGCTCAACAACGTCTCGATGGCCTTGATCAGCTTGCTCACGAAAGATGCAATCTTTCTGTTGATCTTGTTGATGATCGTTTCTGCATTGGCTCGCACCAAACAAGCCGCCTTCGCGGTGATGAAGCGAAACTTCATTGGCTATTTCAGCAACCCGACCGGATACGTCTTCCTCTGTATCTTCGTGTTCCTGACCTCGGTTGCCGCGTTCTGGCCTTACGAGTTCTTCAACTCGAACTTGGCCACGTTGGATCAGCTGAACTACTGGTTCCCCGTGATCATGCTGGTCTTCATCCCCGCGATCACGATGAGCATCTGGGCCGAAGAAAAACGGCAGGGCACTGACGAGTTGTTGCTGACATTGCCCGCCGATGACTTTGACATCGTGATCGGGAAGTACATGTCGGCCGCGGCAATTTTCACCTCCTCGCTGTTGTTCAGCCAACTCAGCACGTTCACCACGCTGGCGATCCTCACCGAAGGCAGTCTCGACACGGGACTGATCTTCACGACTTACTTGGGGTATTGGTTCGTCGGATTGGCAATGATCGCGATCGGCATGATCGCCTCGTTCTTGACCGGTAACCTGACGGTGGGCTTCATCCTCGGTGCGTTGTTCAATGCTCCGCTGGCATTCGCTTCGCTAGCCGACTCGGTCAGCCCCAGCCAACGTGTGGCGGAATGGGTTCGTGACAGCGGCATCGCTCGTCCGTTTGATGACTTCGGCCGCGGCGTGATCAGTTCTTCGTCGATCATCTACTTCATTCTGGTCGCTGCGGTGGCTTTGTACGTCTGCATGGTTTTGATCGGACGTCGTCACTGGACCGGTGGCAAAGACGGCAACTCGATGGCCTGGCACTATGTCGCTCGTTCATTGGCGCTCGTGTTGTTCACCGTTGGTGCGGTGATGCTGTTCCGCAGCAAAGACGTTGTGCGGGCGGACATGACCGAGGGCAAGGTCAGCTCCTTGGCCGATGCCACCAAGACTCTGATTCGTGAGCTCGACGACGATCGGCCGATCGTGATCGACGCGTTCATCAGCAAAGAGGTCCCTGAACTGTATGCCAAGACTCGTTATGAGCTGGTCAATCTGCTGAAGGAATTTCGCAGTGAGGCGGCCAAGAACGGACGCACCATCGAAGTCAATTTGTACGACGGCATCGACTTGTTCAGTGAAGACGCGGCCCTGGCCGCAGATCGCTTTGGGATCGAACCGGTCACACGGATGTTCCGTGAGAAAGGGGCTTACACTCAAAAGCAATTGATCCTTGGTGCCGCGTTCCGTTCGGGGCTCGAGAAAGTCACCGTGCCGATCTTTGAATACGGCATCCCGGTGGAATACGAACTCGTTCGCAGTATCAACACCGTTGCTCGTGGCACTCGGAAACGACTGGGGATTGTCGCCACCGACGCTCGCTTGATGGGTGGCACGGTCATGAATGGCATGTCCATGCAGCGGATTGAAAAGCACCCGTTGATCGACGAACTTGCCAAGCAATACGACGTCGAAGAAGTCGACCTGTCCGGTCCGATCACGCCCGGCGTGTACGACGCCTTGGTGGCGGTTCAGCCTTCGTCGCTGGCACCCCAACAATTCGATCGTCTGACTGCCGCCATTCAAGCCGGTGTTCCCACAGCGATCTTCGAAGACCCGCGTCCCATTGGCGCTCAGTACGTTACTGCAACCGGTGATGCCAAACAGGCACAGGGCGGCATGTTCGGTGGCGGTGGTGCTTCGCCCAAGGGTGACATCCGTCAATTGTGGGATGTGTTGGAACTCAATGTTCCTGGCCAACCTGGCATGCAAGGTCTGTTCAGCCCCGAGTTGGTTTGGCAGCAGCACAATCCCTACCCCAACCTCGACACGGCCAACGAACTTTGGTTGTTCATCGATGAGCAAGCGCGTGGGGTTCAGCCCGGCGAAGCGCTCAGTGACGACAGCCCGATCACCAGTGGTTTGCGTCAGGTGCTGGCCATTCTCGGCGGTGCGGTCTACGCCAAGAAAGACGCGACGCTCAAGCACACCGCGTTGCTTTCAACCGGACCTCTGTCAGGAACATTGCCATCGCAAGTGGTGGGGCAAGTCATGACGGGGCAAACGACGCTCGCGCAAGAGATTCAAGGCGTCAATCCAAACGTGCCGATCGCGATGGCGATTGAAGCGAACAAGTCAGCAGAAGGCAGTGACTCCGAAGCCGCTGGCATCAAGGCCGTTTACGTGGCTGACATGGACATCATCCTGCCGGAGTTCTTGCTCATTCGGGCGGATCCCGACCAAATCTCGGACATGCGGTTCCAATTCCAAAACGTGACGTTCGCACTGAACGTGATCGATTGGTTGACCGGTGACACGAGCTTCATCGATGTTCGAAATCACGAGCCCATCTACGCCAGCTTGCGAATGATTGACTCGGTCAAAGAAGAAGCGGCCAGCCTGGTACGCAAACGAAGCCGTGAATTCCAGACGCAGTACGATGAAACGATTCGTGAGGCTCAGGAAAAGAGTGACCAAGAAGTGCAAGCGTTGCGTGAGGAGATCGAGAAGCTGCAAGAGGATCGTGAGACCGGTTCCGTTCCGCAGAGTGTTCTGCGTGAAAAGCTGACCGCGTTCCAGATCAAGCAAGCGAACCAGCAACGGATCTTGGATGTTCAGCAAGCTAAATTGCAGAACGAACGAGAGCAAAAGATCCAAGACGTTCGTCGCGAAGCGGAGCAAGAAGTCACCGCGATTCAGAATCAAGTCAAAACGGCTGCAGTGATTCTGCCCTGCATCCCGCCGTTGATCGTCGGCATCATGGTGTTCGCCTCACGTCGTTTGCGTGAACGCGAAAACATCAGCAAAAGCCGCCTGAAATAA
- a CDS encoding FG-GAP-like repeat-containing protein codes for MQSKPFFQEAIAARRLHTGILLSGLLLGGTCGCREKEPARIVPKMETSVEASNAQAPDARELLVSAEKAVTLRNWSDANRFLKDLLVAKPDHPAGLFLMARVQAETGNLDSAIEMLANVPDNDAKFGIAALGQRGEFLRQVGRNQEAIQVWQALLAKPSVANDPFANQIRSQLAADLQHVGRRIEAGEQLRILVKQSAATEDQLRQLLYITRPPKTREEFAAEVERERLRTQGVAVDSPDAPASSDLNSAWTSLIERRTREAIETLQSVIKQQPSMQAHALLAYAYADLQSFPQMRATIGDANSNSSLPGNLRDFPSFWMAVGAQALFEQSTDDAIGAFVEAMRLDPTSDRAHELLAAALLQAGRVNAAEAVDERRYLLAGPREAYVAVGAGQPDDLRAGKFLVEDLLRLGEMDQACEWRKAIAKRHPGQWGSADEVKQDCAEWKSLAKEDRLKRQLAGISVDRYSKPDLAWLRSTPKAISSTTKPQTTPFTDPPFTPPRLVDVAASVGLNAVFYNRPERVLKLMRLHESLGPGTAALDYDRDGQIDFYINQASGDPPLSSGTRPNHLFRGTARDNGSPVYADVTSSAAADDRGYGVGLTAGDWNQDGWEDLAIANVGQNRLFLNQGDGTFVDATDRVGWSSEKFTASLAMADMDGNGSPDLIEINYADDPRVFEPVEVNSLGLPTNLPGPNHFHAANDQLWLSDSLGLARQVILRRDAIVDLNREAPEQNSPNTPVPPKASGTHAHTPKNLLPKLGDDAFPGLGLIAGELDGQPGLECFVANDSRPNQFWKISRTGSKVKLLQYAETIGLATSSQGKTTACMGVGAADFDRNGTQDMVVANWYDEWLNLYQQVRPGMYRDVAIAFGLDRFSDHQVGFGIQGIDYDNNGWVDLVIGNGHIEDLTHQQLPLQMETQVLVNLGDHFEQADMKSTLGGYWDTPHIGRSLTRCDHNRDGRLDALLSDLHDPLALLENQTENDHHWVQLSLVATSSERSAIGTRVEIIGADKPAVASLNTGNGFACRNEPVVHLGLAGISDPVDVQITWPNGERQTLEQLTVDRRYLVVEAQDAWPE; via the coding sequence TTGCAATCCAAACCATTCTTTCAAGAGGCAATTGCCGCCCGCCGTTTGCACACCGGCATTCTCCTGTCCGGTTTGCTGCTCGGTGGAACGTGTGGCTGCCGCGAAAAGGAACCGGCGCGCATTGTGCCGAAAATGGAAACCTCGGTTGAAGCCTCCAATGCCCAGGCCCCCGACGCACGCGAATTGCTTGTGTCAGCGGAAAAGGCGGTGACGCTGAGGAATTGGTCCGACGCCAATCGATTCTTGAAAGATCTGTTGGTTGCCAAACCCGATCACCCGGCGGGTTTGTTTTTGATGGCACGCGTGCAGGCAGAAACAGGCAACCTGGACTCCGCGATCGAGATGCTTGCCAATGTCCCAGACAACGACGCGAAATTTGGAATCGCGGCCTTGGGCCAACGGGGCGAGTTTTTGCGTCAGGTCGGGCGAAATCAAGAAGCGATCCAAGTCTGGCAGGCGTTGTTGGCCAAACCCAGCGTGGCCAACGATCCATTTGCCAACCAGATCCGCTCTCAATTGGCGGCTGATTTGCAACACGTCGGTCGTCGAATCGAAGCAGGTGAACAACTGCGAATCCTGGTGAAGCAGTCTGCAGCCACCGAAGACCAATTGAGGCAACTTCTCTACATCACTCGACCTCCCAAGACGCGTGAGGAATTCGCCGCGGAGGTCGAACGCGAACGACTGCGAACGCAAGGCGTGGCCGTCGACTCACCGGATGCACCGGCCAGCTCAGACCTCAACTCAGCCTGGACGTCGTTGATCGAACGACGCACACGAGAAGCGATCGAAACGCTGCAGTCGGTGATCAAGCAACAACCGAGCATGCAGGCCCATGCCTTGCTCGCCTATGCCTACGCCGATTTGCAATCGTTCCCACAAATGCGAGCGACGATCGGTGACGCGAATTCCAATTCTTCACTGCCAGGCAATCTCCGCGACTTCCCGTCGTTTTGGATGGCGGTGGGTGCCCAAGCTTTGTTTGAGCAATCCACCGACGACGCCATCGGTGCTTTCGTGGAAGCGATGCGTCTGGACCCCACATCGGATCGTGCTCACGAACTGTTGGCTGCGGCATTGTTGCAAGCCGGCCGAGTCAACGCCGCGGAAGCGGTCGACGAACGCCGGTACCTGCTGGCTGGACCTCGCGAAGCCTATGTGGCGGTCGGTGCCGGACAACCCGATGACCTGCGGGCGGGCAAGTTTCTGGTGGAGGACTTGCTTCGTCTGGGCGAAATGGATCAAGCCTGCGAATGGCGAAAGGCCATTGCCAAACGGCATCCCGGACAGTGGGGGAGTGCTGACGAAGTCAAACAGGACTGTGCCGAGTGGAAATCGCTGGCCAAGGAAGATCGCCTCAAACGTCAGCTGGCTGGCATCTCTGTCGACCGCTATTCCAAACCCGATTTGGCTTGGTTGCGATCGACACCGAAAGCCATCTCTTCCACCACCAAGCCGCAAACGACGCCGTTCACTGATCCCCCATTCACGCCGCCGCGTTTGGTCGATGTGGCCGCGTCGGTTGGACTCAACGCGGTCTTTTACAATCGCCCCGAACGTGTTCTGAAACTCATGCGGTTGCACGAATCACTGGGGCCAGGCACCGCTGCCTTGGACTACGACCGCGATGGGCAAATTGACTTTTACATCAACCAGGCCTCTGGCGACCCGCCCCTGTCCTCTGGGACTCGCCCGAATCACTTGTTTCGTGGAACGGCCCGCGACAACGGATCACCGGTCTACGCCGACGTGACGTCGTCGGCAGCAGCGGATGACCGTGGATACGGCGTTGGATTGACGGCGGGCGATTGGAACCAAGATGGATGGGAGGATCTGGCCATCGCGAACGTGGGCCAGAACCGATTGTTCCTCAACCAAGGTGACGGAACGTTCGTCGACGCGACGGATCGGGTTGGATGGAGCTCCGAAAAATTCACCGCGTCGCTGGCGATGGCGGACATGGACGGCAACGGTTCGCCCGATTTGATCGAAATCAACTACGCCGACGACCCACGTGTTTTTGAACCGGTCGAAGTCAATTCACTCGGTCTTCCCACCAACCTGCCCGGTCCCAACCATTTCCATGCAGCAAACGATCAACTTTGGCTCAGCGATTCCCTAGGTCTGGCTCGGCAGGTGATCCTCCGGCGAGACGCCATCGTTGATCTGAATCGCGAGGCTCCCGAGCAGAACTCACCGAACACCCCAGTCCCACCCAAGGCTTCTGGTACCCATGCCCATACACCGAAGAACCTGCTTCCCAAATTGGGCGATGACGCCTTTCCTGGCCTCGGCCTGATCGCTGGCGAACTGGACGGGCAACCGGGACTGGAGTGCTTTGTTGCCAACGATTCTCGCCCCAACCAGTTCTGGAAGATCAGTCGGACTGGGTCGAAGGTGAAGTTGTTGCAATACGCTGAAACAATCGGACTGGCGACCAGTTCCCAAGGCAAAACAACCGCTTGCATGGGCGTCGGCGCCGCGGACTTCGACCGCAACGGAACGCAAGACATGGTCGTCGCGAACTGGTACGACGAATGGCTGAACCTGTATCAACAAGTTCGTCCGGGAATGTACCGTGATGTGGCGATCGCGTTTGGGCTGGATCGATTCAGCGACCACCAGGTTGGCTTTGGAATACAAGGCATCGATTACGACAACAATGGTTGGGTCGATCTGGTCATCGGCAACGGCCACATCGAAGACCTGACGCATCAACAGTTGCCCCTTCAAATGGAAACCCAGGTCCTGGTCAACTTGGGCGACCACTTTGAACAAGCTGACATGAAGTCGACGCTGGGCGGATACTGGGACACGCCTCACATCGGGCGTAGCTTGACCCGCTGCGATCACAACCGCGACGGCCGCCTGGATGCGTTGCTGTCAGACCTGCATGATCCACTGGCTTTGCTTGAGAACCAAACCGAAAACGACCATCACTGGGTTCAGCTCTCATTGGTGGCGACAAGCAGTGAACGATCAGCGATCGGAACTCGCGTCGAAATCATCGGTGCCGACAAGCCAGCGGTCGCGAGCCTCAACACGGGTAACGGGTTCGCTTGTCGCAACGAACCCGTCGTGCACTTGGGACTGGCCGGGATCAGTGATCCCGTGGACGTGCAGATCACCTGGCCAAACGGCGAACGTCAAACGCTCGAACAACTAACGGTCGATCGGCGTTACCTCGTCGTCGAGGCTCAAGACGCTTGGCCGGAGTGA
- a CDS encoding DUF4340 domain-containing protein: MNEGKKTGAFWAAAAVMLAVGLFVAWPTSTQTESPYSPGKPLFEKFKDPLTASNLKIVTFDEEQGQLGTFEVRRDAESGVWTIPSRKGYPADAVEQMRDAANALVGLNILDVQTENQGDHAALGVVEPKLEDLQVGDTGVGRLVTFKDESQQTLASLIIGNPVKNEEGKIYVRKPGQDPVYVVKMDDSVLSTKFQDWIEDDLLQMSSIDIKEAVVKVYSASISGRSVALERNYTAKFAMDGAEWALKELLEYNSDNPLAEPKLVEQPADKELNTTKLNEMKNALDDLKIVDVVRKPEGMSANLRADKDLISDNEAVQSLYTRGFFPVGSGAEGEFEVLSANGELNVTVDEGVEYVLRFGDVQGLSDDTEGEEEGDAGGVNRYLLVTARVNEDQFPAPDLQPVPQTIEELAAMLGVGEEEAEEAAEEPAAAEVEMKEEPAEAPAEEAAEEAAVGEDQPEAAEEEMKEVETESAETEETSAEPTEEAEPAADEADATEEVEVSGEGEASGEGQGAIAQDEDDSTDEPSAESDSQTEQAASAEEATEEAGADEEMALQPAGDDAAEAPVVEAPEEEQSDELTFAELTDEEKQERLEAEQEKILKANTRLLDERKDRLNAAKRRVADLNARFADWYYIIPEATYRQLRINRDELFVEPGANEAAPAGPPGGLPPGMQLPAGFGN, from the coding sequence GTGAACGAAGGAAAGAAGACCGGAGCGTTTTGGGCTGCCGCGGCTGTCATGCTCGCCGTGGGATTGTTTGTGGCCTGGCCCACATCCACTCAAACGGAATCGCCTTACTCACCTGGGAAACCGCTCTTTGAAAAGTTCAAGGATCCGTTGACCGCCTCGAACTTGAAGATTGTCACGTTCGATGAGGAGCAGGGGCAATTGGGAACCTTCGAGGTTCGCCGCGATGCTGAATCAGGCGTTTGGACGATTCCCTCCCGCAAAGGCTATCCGGCCGATGCCGTGGAGCAGATGCGAGATGCTGCCAATGCTTTGGTGGGGTTGAATATCCTCGATGTTCAAACCGAGAACCAAGGCGACCATGCGGCGCTCGGCGTGGTCGAACCCAAGTTGGAAGACTTGCAAGTCGGCGACACCGGTGTGGGACGGTTGGTGACATTCAAAGACGAATCTCAGCAGACGCTTGCCTCGTTGATCATCGGGAACCCGGTCAAGAACGAAGAAGGCAAGATCTACGTTCGCAAGCCGGGGCAAGATCCGGTGTACGTCGTCAAAATGGACGACTCGGTTTTGTCGACCAAATTCCAAGACTGGATCGAAGACGACTTGCTGCAGATGAGCAGCATCGACATCAAAGAAGCGGTCGTCAAAGTTTATTCGGCTTCGATTTCCGGCCGAAGTGTGGCCTTGGAACGCAATTACACCGCGAAATTCGCGATGGACGGTGCCGAGTGGGCATTGAAAGAGTTGCTGGAATACAACTCCGACAACCCGCTGGCGGAACCCAAGTTGGTGGAGCAACCAGCGGACAAGGAGCTCAACACCACCAAGCTGAACGAAATGAAAAATGCACTCGACGATCTGAAGATCGTCGATGTCGTTCGCAAACCAGAAGGCATGAGTGCGAATCTTCGCGCTGACAAGGATTTGATTTCGGACAACGAAGCCGTTCAGTCGCTGTACACCCGCGGGTTCTTTCCTGTGGGATCCGGTGCTGAAGGTGAGTTTGAAGTCTTGTCCGCAAACGGTGAGTTGAACGTCACGGTGGATGAAGGGGTCGAATACGTGCTCCGATTCGGCGACGTCCAAGGTTTGTCTGATGACACCGAAGGCGAAGAAGAAGGAGACGCAGGCGGTGTGAATCGTTACTTGCTGGTCACCGCTCGAGTCAACGAAGACCAATTCCCCGCTCCTGACTTGCAGCCCGTTCCTCAGACGATCGAAGAGCTTGCCGCCATGTTGGGCGTCGGGGAAGAAGAAGCCGAGGAAGCCGCTGAAGAGCCTGCTGCCGCCGAAGTCGAAATGAAAGAAGAACCAGCCGAGGCTCCTGCGGAAGAAGCAGCCGAGGAGGCTGCCGTTGGGGAAGATCAGCCCGAAGCGGCCGAAGAAGAGATGAAAGAAGTCGAAACCGAATCAGCGGAAACGGAAGAGACGTCCGCTGAACCGACCGAGGAAGCGGAACCCGCCGCCGATGAGGCCGACGCGACGGAAGAAGTGGAGGTTTCGGGTGAGGGCGAAGCATCCGGCGAAGGCCAAGGTGCAATCGCACAAGACGAAGATGATTCCACCGACGAGCCTTCCGCTGAATCCGACTCGCAAACCGAACAAGCAGCCTCCGCGGAAGAAGCGACTGAGGAAGCGGGTGCCGACGAAGAAATGGCTCTCCAGCCCGCTGGTGACGATGCTGCCGAGGCACCGGTTGTTGAAGCACCGGAAGAAGAGCAAAGCGACGAGTTGACGTTTGCTGAGCTGACCGACGAAGAGAAGCAAGAACGCTTGGAAGCGGAGCAAGAGAAGATCTTGAAAGCCAACACTCGTTTGTTGGATGAACGAAAAGATCGTCTGAACGCTGCCAAACGTCGTGTCGCCGACTTGAACGCTCGTTTCGCGGATTGGTACTACATCATTCCAGAAGCGACCTATCGTCAGTTGCGAATCAACCGCGACGAATTGTTCGTCGAGCCAGGGGCGAACGAGGCGGCTCCTGCTGGACCTCCCGGGGGCTTGCCACCGGGAATGCAATTGCCAGCCGGATTTGGCAACTGA